A window from Balearica regulorum gibbericeps isolate bBalReg1 chromosome 1, bBalReg1.pri, whole genome shotgun sequence encodes these proteins:
- the NR0B1 gene encoding nuclear receptor subfamily 0 group B member 1 translates to MACVERCRCCADSRRHSSILYNILRSEERAASPAGQGPRRGPASRGCPCGSRRRVALRSPQVACKAASAVLVKTLRFVQNVPCFQELPLEEQLLLVRSCWAPLLVLGLAQDRVQFETVESAEPSMLQRILTTRRQGEQPPPRGPAPGRPHHSPGGLHLPSAGEIQAIKGFLAKCWSLDISTKEYAYLKGTVLFNPDLPGLQCTQYIEGLQREAQQALNEHVRLIHRGDEARFAKLNVVLSLLRSINANVIAELFFRPIIGAVNMDDMLLEMLCAKL, encoded by the exons ATGGCGTGCGTGGAGCGCTGCCGCTGCTGCGCGGACAGCAGGCGGCACAGCAGCATCCTCTACAACATCCTCAGGAGCGAGGAGCGGGCGGCGTCGCCGGCGGGACAGGGGCCGAGGCGGGGGCCGGCGTCCCGCGGCTGCCCGTGCGGGTCGCGGCGGCGGGTGGCCCTGAGGAGCCCGCAGGTGGCGTGCAAGGCGGCCTCGGCCGTGCTGGTCAAGACGCTGCGCTTCGTACAGAACGTGCCCTGCTTCCAGGAGCTGCCCCTGGaagagcagctcctgctggtCCGCAGCTGCTGGGCGCCCCtcctggtgctggggctggcGCAGGACCGGGTGCAGTTCGAAACGGTGGAGAGCGCGGAGCCCAGCATGCTGCAGAGGATCCTCACCACCCGGCGACAAGGCGAGCAGCCCCCGCCGCGGGGACCGGCGCCGGGCCGGCCGCACCACAGCCCCGGCGGCCTGCACCTGCCCTCGGCCGGCGAGATTCAGGCTATCAAGGGCTTCCTGGCCAAGTGCTGGAGCCTGGATATCAGCACCAAAGAGTACGCTTACCTCAAGGGAACGGTGCTCTTCAACCCGG atctACCTGGACTGCAGTGTACACAGTACATTGAAGGACTGCAGAGGGAAGCCCAACAAGCTCTGAATGAACATGTCAGACTCATTCACAGAGGTGATGAAGCCAGATTTGCCAAGCTGAATGTTGTTCTGTCCTTGTTAAGATCTATTAATGCTAATGTGATTGCCGAACTATTCTTTAGGCCCATCATTGGAGCAGTGAACATGGATGACatgcttttggaaatgctttgtGCAAAATTATAA